Proteins from one Streptomyces sp. NBC_00289 genomic window:
- a CDS encoding polyprenyl synthetase family protein, whose protein sequence is MTVVGPFGLSVRDQALEADVQAGMTAVEEGLLEATKSEVPFITEAAQHLVRAGGKRFRPLLVMLAAQFGDPYAPGIVPSAVVVELTHLATLYHDDVMDEAAVRRGVPSANARWGNSVAVLTGDFLFARASHILADLGPEAVRVQAEAFERLVTGQILETAGPTDGRDPVEHYLDVLGGKTGSLVAVSCRFGAMMSGADETVVDVLTQYGERLGVAFQLADDVLDIASDSHESGKTPGTDLREGIPTMPVLRLRERAARLGLAEDLALCELLDSDLTDDDRLAEALAGLRSHPALEQARRDTVRYTEEARSALAPLRECDAKAALVELCDAVVHRAG, encoded by the coding sequence GTGACCGTCGTCGGGCCGTTCGGGCTGAGCGTGCGGGACCAGGCTCTGGAAGCCGATGTCCAGGCCGGGATGACGGCCGTCGAGGAGGGTCTGCTCGAAGCCACCAAGAGTGAGGTCCCCTTCATCACGGAGGCCGCCCAGCACCTGGTGCGCGCGGGTGGCAAGCGGTTCCGGCCGCTGCTCGTGATGCTCGCCGCGCAGTTCGGTGACCCGTACGCGCCGGGGATCGTGCCGTCGGCGGTGGTGGTGGAGCTGACCCACCTGGCGACGCTGTACCACGACGACGTGATGGACGAGGCCGCGGTACGGCGCGGGGTGCCCAGCGCGAACGCCCGCTGGGGCAACTCGGTCGCGGTCCTCACCGGCGACTTCCTGTTCGCCCGCGCCTCGCACATCCTGGCCGATCTCGGGCCGGAGGCGGTCCGTGTCCAGGCGGAGGCGTTCGAGCGCCTGGTGACCGGCCAGATCCTGGAGACGGCGGGACCGACGGACGGGCGCGACCCGGTCGAGCACTACCTCGACGTCCTGGGCGGCAAGACGGGCTCCCTGGTGGCCGTGTCCTGCCGGTTCGGCGCGATGATGTCGGGCGCCGACGAGACGGTCGTGGACGTGCTGACCCAGTACGGGGAGCGGCTCGGCGTCGCCTTCCAGCTGGCGGACGACGTGCTGGACATCGCCTCCGACTCCCACGAGTCCGGCAAGACCCCGGGCACGGACCTGCGCGAGGGCATCCCCACCATGCCGGTGCTGCGGCTGCGTGAGCGGGCGGCCCGGCTGGGCCTCGCCGAGGACCTCGCCCTGTGTGAGCTCCTCGACTCCGACCTGACCGACGACGACCGGCTCGCCGAGGCGCTGGCCGGGCTCCGGTCGCACCCCGCGCTGGAGCAGGCGCGCCGGGACACGGTGCGCTACACCGAGGAGGCCCGGTCGGCCCTGGCCCCGCTGCGGGAGTGCGACGCGAAGGCGGCGCTCGTGGAGCTGTGCGACGCGGTGGTCCACCGGGCGGGCTAG
- a CDS encoding transglycosylase SLT domain-containing protein, with protein sequence MPAAAQHRRTRTARLVRKLAVIGTGAAVLALPVIGASTASAATPTVTTASSLGYANNLDGWIRASLTVMSQHGIPGSYNGIYRNVIRESSGNPYAINLWDSNAAAGIPSKGLLQVIDPTFRAYHVAGTSWDSYDPVANITAACNYAAARYGSIDNVFGAY encoded by the coding sequence ATGCCCGCTGCCGCTCAGCACCGACGCACCAGAACCGCCCGCCTCGTCCGCAAGCTCGCCGTCATCGGCACCGGAGCCGCCGTACTGGCACTCCCCGTCATCGGCGCGAGCACCGCCTCCGCGGCGACCCCGACGGTCACCACCGCCTCCTCGCTGGGGTACGCCAACAACCTCGACGGCTGGATCCGGGCCTCCCTGACCGTCATGTCGCAGCACGGCATTCCGGGGTCGTACAACGGCATCTACCGCAACGTCATCCGCGAGTCGTCGGGCAACCCCTACGCCATCAACCTGTGGGACTCCAACGCGGCCGCGGGCATCCCGTCCAAGGGCCTGCTGCAGGTCATCGACCCGACCTTCCGGGCGTACCACGTCGCCGGCACCTCCTGGGACTCGTACGACCCGGTAGCGAACATCACGGCCGCCTGCAACTACGCGGCCGCGCGCTACGGTTCGATCGACAACGTCTTCGGGGCGTACTAG
- a CDS encoding HAD family hydrolase, with amino-acid sequence MAAPTAYSLIATDLDGTLLRGDDTLSERSLAALARVAAAGARHLVVTGRPAPRVRPLLDDLGSTGLAVCGQGAQVYDTGADRLLWSVTLDRELAETALGKIEAEVGQVYAAVDQDGVDGLTLIEPGYLMPHPTLPALRVERRDDLWCEPISKVLLRHPDLSDDELAATARSVVGSLATVTMSGPGTVELQPCGITKATGLALAAEYLGLGPDRTIAFGDMPNDIPMFDWAAHGVAMANAHPELKSVADEITTSNEDDGIAVVLERLFPGPRSAWRPA; translated from the coding sequence ATGGCCGCTCCCACCGCGTATTCACTGATCGCCACCGACCTGGACGGAACCCTGCTCCGCGGCGACGACACCCTCTCCGAACGCTCGCTCGCCGCGCTCGCGCGCGTGGCAGCGGCCGGCGCCCGGCATCTGGTCGTGACGGGCCGCCCGGCGCCCAGGGTGCGGCCGCTGCTCGACGACCTGGGCAGCACGGGGCTCGCGGTGTGCGGGCAGGGCGCGCAGGTGTACGACACCGGCGCGGACCGTCTGCTGTGGTCCGTCACCCTGGACCGGGAGCTGGCCGAGACCGCGCTCGGCAAGATCGAGGCCGAGGTGGGGCAGGTGTACGCGGCGGTCGACCAGGACGGTGTCGACGGCCTCACGCTCATCGAGCCCGGCTACCTGATGCCGCACCCGACCCTCCCGGCCCTCCGGGTCGAGCGGCGTGACGACCTGTGGTGCGAGCCCATCAGCAAGGTGCTGCTGCGCCACCCCGACCTGAGCGACGACGAGTTGGCGGCGACGGCGCGTTCGGTGGTCGGCTCCCTGGCGACGGTCACCATGTCCGGACCCGGCACCGTCGAACTCCAGCCATGCGGCATCACCAAGGCCACCGGACTCGCCCTGGCCGCCGAGTACCTGGGCCTCGGTCCGGACCGGACCATCGCCTTCGGCGACATGCCCAACGACATCCCCATGTTCGACTGGGCGGCCCACGGCGTGGCGATGGCCAACGCCCACCCCGAACTCAAGTCCGTGGCGGACGAGATCACCACGTCGAACGAGGACGACGGCATCGCCGTCGTCCTCGAACGTCTCTTCCCCGGGCCCCGGAGCGCCTGGCGGCCGGCCTGA
- a CDS encoding LacI family DNA-binding transcriptional regulator: MTTSANGRRRPPTIHDVAREAGVSRGTVSRFLNGGHYVSPAAGRAVEAAIRKTGYVVNRHARSLSTGRSDSVAFLLTEPQEKFFEDPNFNVLLRGCTEHLARHDVPLLLMLASSRDDRRRLTRYITSGHVDGVLLVSSHSGDPVAAELRDAGIPLVACGKPLGLGSKVSYVAADDRDGAREMVRHLLSVGRRRVGMITGPLDTPGGTDRLAGYREVLAEAGLPYDEALVAEGDYRRTGGEEAARLLLARAPDMDAVFVASDLMAQGVVNTLQQAGRSVPDDIAVGGFDDSAAATAVTPALTTMRQPYDRISAEMVRMLLAQIAGEDTAGVILPTELVVRDSA; the protein is encoded by the coding sequence ATGACCACCAGCGCCAACGGACGCCGCCGACCGCCCACCATCCACGACGTGGCGCGGGAGGCGGGCGTGTCGCGGGGCACCGTCTCCCGCTTCCTGAACGGCGGCCACTACGTCTCGCCCGCCGCGGGCCGGGCGGTGGAGGCCGCCATCAGGAAGACGGGGTACGTCGTCAACCGGCACGCCCGCAGCCTGAGCACCGGACGCTCGGACTCGGTGGCCTTCCTCCTCACCGAGCCGCAGGAGAAGTTCTTCGAGGACCCCAACTTCAACGTGCTGCTGCGCGGCTGCACCGAACACCTCGCCCGGCACGACGTCCCGCTGCTGCTGATGCTGGCCTCCTCCAGGGACGACCGCCGCCGGCTGACCCGCTACATCACCTCCGGCCACGTCGACGGTGTCCTGCTGGTGTCCAGCCACAGCGGTGACCCGGTCGCCGCCGAACTGCGCGACGCCGGCATCCCGTTGGTGGCCTGCGGCAAGCCGCTCGGCCTCGGCTCCAAGGTCAGCTACGTGGCCGCCGACGACCGCGACGGCGCCCGGGAGATGGTCCGCCACCTCCTCTCCGTCGGCCGCCGCCGCGTCGGCATGATCACCGGCCCGCTCGACACCCCCGGCGGCACCGACCGCCTGGCCGGCTACCGCGAGGTGCTCGCCGAGGCGGGACTGCCCTACGACGAGGCGCTGGTGGCGGAGGGCGACTACCGCCGCACCGGTGGCGAGGAGGCGGCCCGGCTGCTGCTGGCCCGCGCCCCCGACATGGACGCGGTGTTCGTCGCCTCCGACCTCATGGCCCAGGGAGTCGTCAACACCCTCCAGCAGGCCGGGCGTTCCGTCCCCGATGACATCGCTGTCGGCGGCTTCGACGACTCGGCCGCGGCCACCGCCGTCACCCCGGCGCTCACCACCATGCGCCAGCCCTACGACCGCATCAGCGCCGAGATGGTCCGCATGCTGCTCGCCCAGATCGCCGGCGAGGACACGGCGGGAGTGATCCTGCCCACGGAACTGGTGGTGCGGGACTCGGCGTAG
- a CDS encoding carbohydrate ABC transporter permease, which produces MTPLTLTADTAGELPVKSRARRTAWVPTLVLILGALYCLVPIAWVVMAATKDRSELFSTFTFAPGTGFFDNLSELTAYRDGIYWTWMGNSALYAGFGALLSAAVSAGGGYALGRFAFRGREFIFKLILAGVLVPSIVLTVPQYLLLSKMGMADSYWSMLLPSILSPYGVYLVRIYAAAAVPAELLEAARMDGASEWRIFSRIAVPMMMPGLITVFLFQFVAIWNNFLLPYVMLADDTKFPLTLGLYTLLAQGASQPALYTLVITGCLLAIIPLIALFLVIQRFWSLDLLSGSVKA; this is translated from the coding sequence ATGACCCCCCTCACCCTCACCGCCGACACCGCCGGCGAACTTCCCGTGAAAAGCCGAGCACGGCGCACGGCCTGGGTCCCCACCCTCGTGCTGATCCTCGGCGCGCTGTACTGCCTGGTCCCCATCGCCTGGGTGGTGATGGCCGCGACCAAGGACCGGTCGGAGCTGTTCTCCACCTTCACCTTCGCGCCCGGCACCGGCTTCTTCGACAACCTGAGCGAGCTGACCGCCTACCGGGACGGCATCTACTGGACGTGGATGGGCAACTCCGCCCTCTACGCGGGCTTCGGCGCCCTGCTGTCCGCCGCGGTCTCCGCCGGCGGCGGCTACGCGCTCGGCCGGTTCGCCTTCCGGGGGCGGGAGTTCATCTTCAAGCTGATCCTGGCCGGCGTCCTGGTGCCCAGCATCGTGCTGACCGTCCCGCAGTACCTGCTGCTGTCGAAGATGGGCATGGCCGACTCGTACTGGTCGATGCTGCTGCCGTCCATCCTCTCCCCGTACGGCGTCTACCTGGTCCGCATCTACGCGGCCGCCGCGGTACCCGCCGAACTCCTCGAAGCCGCCCGCATGGACGGCGCGAGCGAGTGGCGGATCTTCTCGCGGATCGCCGTACCGATGATGATGCCGGGCCTGATCACGGTGTTCCTCTTCCAGTTCGTCGCCATCTGGAACAACTTCCTGCTGCCGTACGTGATGCTGGCCGACGACACCAAGTTCCCGCTCACCCTCGGGCTCTACACCCTGCTCGCACAGGGCGCCTCGCAGCCCGCCCTCTACACCCTGGTCATCACCGGATGTCTGCTGGCGATCATCCCGCTGATCGCGCTCTTCCTGGTGATCCAGCGGTTCTGGTCCCTGGACCTGCTGAGCGGCTCGGTCAAGGCCTGA
- a CDS encoding carbohydrate ABC transporter permease, which translates to MTSAPLKGSDRITVGPLADGTGTAKPVRPSRPRRRGRSAPYWFLTPTLVLFAAFTVVPIGYAIWLSLHKVRVKGIGLGKGAREQVWNGFGNYTDVLQDSEFGHSVLRAFGYGLIVIPTMLGLALLFALMLDTPKARSASFARLMIFLPYAVPGIIAALMWGFLYLPDVSPFYYLLNRFGLPQPDLFDGGNLYLSFANIAVWGGTGFNMIVIYTALRAIPPDIYEAARIDGASDLKIALRIKIPIVMPSLVLTFFFSVIATLQVFTEPMALKPLTNGLSTTWSPLMAIYDSAFLKSDIYGASATAVVLALATYLISFTLLRVSDRYTREDRA; encoded by the coding sequence ATGACCAGCGCTCCGCTCAAGGGCTCCGACCGCATCACGGTCGGGCCCTTGGCGGACGGCACCGGCACCGCCAAGCCCGTCCGCCCCAGCCGCCCCCGCCGCCGTGGCCGCAGCGCACCGTACTGGTTCCTGACACCGACCCTGGTCCTGTTCGCCGCCTTCACCGTCGTCCCCATCGGATACGCGATCTGGCTCAGCCTCCACAAGGTCCGGGTCAAGGGCATCGGACTCGGCAAGGGCGCCCGCGAACAGGTCTGGAACGGCTTCGGCAACTACACCGACGTGCTCCAGGACTCCGAGTTCGGCCACAGCGTGCTGCGCGCCTTCGGCTACGGCCTCATCGTCATCCCGACGATGCTCGGGCTGGCGCTGCTGTTCGCGCTGATGCTCGACACCCCGAAGGCGCGCAGCGCCTCCTTCGCACGGCTGATGATCTTCCTGCCGTACGCGGTGCCCGGCATCATCGCCGCCCTCATGTGGGGCTTCCTGTACCTCCCGGACGTCAGCCCCTTCTACTACCTGCTGAACAGGTTCGGCCTGCCGCAGCCGGACCTGTTCGACGGCGGCAACCTGTACCTCTCCTTCGCGAACATCGCGGTCTGGGGCGGCACCGGCTTCAACATGATCGTCATCTACACCGCGCTCCGGGCGATCCCGCCGGACATCTACGAGGCGGCGCGGATCGACGGCGCGTCCGACCTCAAGATCGCGCTGCGGATCAAGATCCCGATCGTCATGCCCTCCCTGGTGCTGACCTTCTTCTTCTCGGTGATCGCCACCCTTCAGGTCTTCACCGAGCCGATGGCGCTCAAGCCGCTGACCAACGGCCTCTCCACCACCTGGAGCCCGCTGATGGCCATCTACGACAGCGCCTTCCTGAAGTCCGACATCTACGGTGCCTCCGCCACCGCGGTGGTCCTGGCCCTGGCCACCTACCTCATCTCCTTCACCCTGCTGCGCGTCTCCGACCGCTACACCCGGGAGGACCGGGCATGA
- a CDS encoding ABC transporter substrate-binding protein, whose translation MKMSIHSRRISRRTMLAGAAALGLTGTLAACGGSDDDSGKSSGPVKLTYWSWAPNMEKVAAIWNKKNPDITVTVSKQGSGAEILTKVITAKKAGNAPDLIQAEYQSLPTLVSNDVLADISKYVADAKGDFAEGLWDMVTLGTDAVYGVPQDSGPLMFYYREDLFKKHGLSVPKTWTEFAETARAARKALPDAYLTTFSSNDPGLFAGLTQQAGARWWTVDGSGKWTVGIDDAASRKVAEFWGGLVQEGVLDNQPMYTPAWNNALNKGTHIAWVSAVWAPGVLVSSAPDTEGKWRMAPLPQWKSGENVTGSWGGSSTGVSTDSEHAEAAAKFAHWINTDPEALAALVKEVGIYPAATKGQSGDVLTTPAFFPNQKDFYTTAAEIAATTATAAWGPNVQTAYTAFNDGFGKATKAKKEAQFTSALSTMQSKTFDDMKKQGFEVTEA comes from the coding sequence ATGAAGATGTCGATCCACAGCCGCCGGATCAGCAGGCGCACCATGCTCGCCGGGGCCGCAGCCCTCGGCCTCACCGGCACCCTCGCCGCCTGCGGCGGTTCCGACGACGACTCCGGCAAGAGCAGCGGCCCGGTCAAGCTGACCTACTGGTCGTGGGCGCCGAACATGGAGAAGGTCGCCGCGATCTGGAACAAGAAGAACCCGGACATCACGGTCACCGTGTCGAAGCAGGGCAGCGGCGCCGAGATCCTCACGAAGGTGATCACCGCGAAGAAGGCCGGCAACGCGCCCGACCTGATCCAGGCCGAGTACCAGTCGCTGCCGACCCTGGTCTCCAACGACGTGCTCGCCGACATATCGAAGTACGTCGCCGACGCCAAGGGCGACTTCGCCGAGGGTCTGTGGGACATGGTCACCCTCGGCACCGACGCGGTCTACGGCGTCCCGCAGGACTCCGGGCCGCTGATGTTCTACTACCGCGAGGACCTCTTCAAGAAGCACGGCCTGTCCGTCCCGAAGACCTGGACGGAGTTCGCGGAGACCGCGCGCGCCGCCAGGAAGGCCCTCCCGGACGCCTACCTGACCACCTTCTCCTCCAACGACCCGGGTCTGTTCGCGGGCCTCACCCAGCAGGCCGGCGCCAGGTGGTGGACGGTCGACGGCAGCGGCAAGTGGACGGTCGGCATCGACGACGCGGCCAGCCGGAAGGTCGCCGAGTTCTGGGGCGGCCTGGTCCAGGAGGGCGTCCTCGACAACCAGCCGATGTACACCCCGGCCTGGAACAACGCCCTGAACAAGGGCACCCACATCGCCTGGGTCTCCGCCGTGTGGGCGCCCGGCGTGCTGGTCTCCTCCGCCCCCGACACCGAGGGCAAGTGGCGGATGGCCCCGCTGCCGCAGTGGAAGTCGGGCGAGAACGTCACCGGCAGCTGGGGCGGCTCCTCCACCGGTGTCTCCACCGACTCCGAGCACGCCGAGGCCGCGGCGAAGTTCGCCCACTGGATCAACACCGACCCGGAGGCGCTGGCCGCCCTGGTCAAGGAGGTCGGCATCTACCCGGCGGCCACGAAGGGCCAGTCGGGCGACGTGCTCACCACGCCCGCGTTCTTCCCGAACCAGAAGGACTTCTACACGACGGCCGCGGAGATCGCCGCCACCACGGCCACCGCCGCCTGGGGCCCGAACGTCCAGACCGCCTACACCGCCTTCAACGACGGCTTCGGCAAGGCCACCAAGGCGAAGAAGGAGGCCCAGTTCACCTCTGCCCTCAGCACCATGCAGTCGAAGACCTTCGACGACATGAAGAAGCAGGGCTTCGAGGTGACCGAGGCATGA
- a CDS encoding beta-galactosidase produces the protein MPSAAPHDRLPLAFGGDYNPEQWPQEVWQEDVRLMREAGVTMVSLGIFAWSRIEPRPGTYDWEWLDQVIGMLHEAGIAVDLATPTVVPPAWFYRAHPEALPVTREGVRLAFGSRGAICHSDPDYRAAAATITTRLAERYGSHPAVVLWHVHNEYGAPVLTCYCDTCAAAFRVWLRERYGSTDKLNDAWGAAFWGQLYGDWDEITPPRATPTVVNPAQQLDYQRFADAAARANFTAERDILHRLSPGVPVTTNFMVAPSQCQGIDYWAWGREVDLVTNDHYLITDGRRTHVNLALAADLTRSVAGGGPWLLLEQSTSGVNWQPHNPAKAPGQMARNSLGHMARGSEGAMFFQWRQSRHGAEKFHSAMLPHGGTGTRVWREVADLGRRVAGLADLRGTRTRGDVAMVWSWESWWAQDLEWRPSQDLDARERLDAFYEALYDRHLTVDFVAPSALSSVDPERHPLLVVPQLYSAPAGVAADLERYVSRGGTLLVSFFSGIVDEHDAVHTGPYPGPLRDVLGLTVEEFDPLLPGETVTVRTADGGTYTADLWSEYVVPGDDCQTVAAFADGRTAGHPALTRHPLGEGTAWYLATRLTGADLAAVVDLALADAGITPADLPRDVELVVREGESGVFRFAVNHTETEVKVLLPDGSRAAVPAGGVEVFRDRR, from the coding sequence ATGCCCTCCGCCGCCCCGCACGACCGTCTGCCACTCGCCTTCGGGGGCGACTACAACCCCGAGCAGTGGCCGCAGGAGGTGTGGCAGGAGGACGTACGGCTGATGCGGGAGGCCGGCGTCACGATGGTGTCGCTCGGCATCTTCGCCTGGTCCCGGATCGAGCCCCGGCCGGGCACGTACGACTGGGAATGGCTCGACCAGGTCATCGGGATGCTGCACGAGGCCGGGATCGCGGTGGACCTGGCGACGCCGACCGTGGTGCCGCCCGCCTGGTTCTACCGGGCCCACCCCGAGGCACTGCCCGTCACCCGGGAGGGCGTCCGCCTGGCCTTCGGCTCACGCGGTGCCATCTGCCACTCCGACCCCGACTACCGGGCCGCCGCGGCGACGATCACCACCCGGCTCGCCGAACGCTACGGCAGCCACCCGGCCGTCGTGCTGTGGCACGTCCACAACGAGTACGGCGCCCCCGTGCTCACCTGCTACTGCGACACCTGCGCCGCCGCCTTCCGGGTGTGGCTGCGGGAGCGGTACGGCAGCACGGACAAGCTCAACGACGCCTGGGGTGCCGCCTTCTGGGGCCAGCTCTACGGCGACTGGGACGAGATCACCCCGCCCCGCGCCACCCCCACCGTCGTCAACCCCGCCCAGCAACTGGACTACCAGCGCTTCGCCGACGCGGCCGCCCGCGCCAACTTCACCGCTGAGCGCGACATCCTGCACCGCCTGTCCCCCGGCGTGCCCGTGACCACCAACTTCATGGTCGCCCCGAGCCAGTGCCAGGGCATCGACTACTGGGCCTGGGGCCGCGAGGTCGACCTCGTCACCAACGACCACTACCTGATCACCGACGGCCGACGCACCCACGTCAACCTGGCCCTCGCCGCCGACCTCACCCGCTCGGTCGCGGGCGGCGGCCCCTGGCTGCTGCTCGAACAATCCACCTCGGGCGTCAACTGGCAGCCGCACAACCCCGCCAAGGCGCCCGGCCAGATGGCCCGCAACTCCCTCGGTCACATGGCACGCGGCTCCGAGGGCGCCATGTTCTTCCAGTGGCGCCAATCCCGGCACGGCGCCGAGAAGTTCCACTCGGCGATGCTCCCGCACGGCGGAACCGGCACCCGGGTCTGGCGGGAGGTGGCGGACCTCGGCCGCCGGGTGGCCGGTCTGGCCGATCTGCGCGGCACCCGCACCCGCGGCGACGTGGCCATGGTCTGGTCCTGGGAGTCCTGGTGGGCGCAGGACCTGGAGTGGCGCCCCAGCCAGGACCTGGACGCCCGCGAGCGCCTCGACGCGTTCTACGAGGCGCTCTACGACCGGCACCTCACGGTCGACTTCGTGGCGCCGTCCGCGCTGTCCTCGGTCGACCCCGAGCGTCACCCCCTGCTCGTCGTCCCGCAGCTGTACTCGGCGCCCGCCGGCGTCGCCGCCGACCTGGAACGGTACGTCTCGCGCGGCGGCACGCTCCTGGTCTCCTTCTTCTCCGGCATCGTCGACGAGCACGACGCCGTGCACACCGGCCCCTACCCGGGCCCGCTGCGCGACGTACTCGGCCTGACGGTCGAGGAGTTCGACCCGCTGCTGCCCGGCGAGACGGTCACCGTGCGCACGGCCGACGGCGGTACGTACACCGCCGACCTGTGGTCCGAGTACGTCGTCCCCGGCGACGACTGCCAGACCGTGGCCGCCTTCGCCGACGGCCGTACGGCCGGACACCCCGCGCTGACCCGGCATCCGCTCGGCGAGGGCACCGCCTGGTACCTGGCCACCCGGCTGACCGGCGCCGACCTGGCCGCCGTCGTGGACCTGGCGCTGGCGGACGCCGGCATCACCCCTGCCGACCTGCCCCGGGACGTCGAACTCGTCGTACGCGAGGGCGAGTCCGGCGTCTTCCGCTTCGCCGTCAACCACACCGAGACCGAGGTGAAGGTCCTGCTGCCGGACGGCAGCCGGGCCGCCGTCCCGGCGGGCGGGGTCGAGGTGTTCCGCGACCGGCGCTGA
- a CDS encoding arabinogalactan endo-beta-1,4-galactanase, translated as MRRRSVLTAAGVAGAAALAVPVLGATPAVANTATGTSAARPRPRRLEIRAMDISSLPRNEDLGAVYRTADGRRADAVRLLADAGVTHARLKVWVNPADGYNNKKHILPLARRLKRAGIGIWVDFHYSDTWTDPGHQTKPAAWNDLDVAGLTRAVYDHTADVLGALRRQGTPADLVQIGNELNGGMLWPTADWDHWDNLAAFLKAGLRAARDTTPRIRTILHLANGGDNGLYRWWFDNAVSHGVDFDVIGLSYYPFWHGPVEQAAANMADITARYGKPCVIAETAYPFTLESEDATNDILNSPSQLTEGYPATPEGQAAWLRTVADLAAAVPGGQGLGYCYWEGVWTYRAGAGWDPTDPASGNAWENLALFDFEDRALPGLKTLGSYRG; from the coding sequence ATGCGCAGACGCAGCGTTCTCACCGCCGCCGGCGTCGCCGGAGCCGCCGCTCTGGCGGTGCCCGTCCTGGGCGCGACGCCCGCCGTCGCGAACACCGCGACCGGCACCTCCGCGGCCCGCCCGCGCCCCCGCCGCCTGGAGATCCGCGCCATGGACATCTCCTCGCTGCCCAGGAACGAGGACCTCGGCGCCGTCTACCGCACCGCCGACGGCCGCCGCGCCGACGCGGTCCGCCTCCTCGCCGACGCGGGCGTCACCCACGCCCGGCTCAAGGTGTGGGTGAACCCGGCCGACGGCTACAACAACAAGAAGCACATCCTCCCGCTGGCCCGGCGCCTTAAGCGGGCGGGCATCGGCATCTGGGTCGACTTCCACTACTCGGACACCTGGACCGACCCGGGCCACCAGACCAAGCCCGCCGCCTGGAACGACCTCGACGTGGCCGGCCTGACCCGCGCCGTCTACGACCACACCGCCGACGTCCTCGGCGCGCTCAGGCGCCAGGGCACCCCGGCCGACCTGGTGCAGATCGGCAACGAACTCAACGGCGGAATGCTCTGGCCCACCGCCGACTGGGACCACTGGGACAACCTCGCCGCGTTCCTCAAGGCCGGCCTCCGTGCCGCCCGCGACACCACCCCGCGCATCCGCACGATCCTTCATCTGGCCAACGGCGGCGACAACGGGCTGTACCGCTGGTGGTTCGACAACGCGGTCTCCCACGGCGTCGACTTCGACGTCATCGGCCTCTCCTACTACCCCTTCTGGCACGGCCCGGTGGAGCAGGCCGCCGCCAACATGGCCGACATCACGGCCCGTTACGGCAAGCCGTGCGTGATCGCCGAGACCGCGTACCCGTTCACGCTGGAGAGCGAGGACGCGACCAACGACATCCTGAACAGCCCCTCGCAGCTCACCGAGGGCTACCCCGCCACCCCCGAGGGCCAGGCCGCCTGGCTGCGCACGGTGGCCGACCTCGCCGCCGCGGTCCCGGGCGGCCAGGGTCTGGGCTACTGCTACTGGGAAGGCGTGTGGACCTACCGGGCCGGCGCGGGCTGGGACCCGACGGACCCGGCGTCCGGCAACGCGTGGGAGAACCTCGCGCTGTTCGACTTCGAGGACAGGGCACTGCCGGGGCTGAAGACACTCGGCTCGTACCGGGGCTGA
- a CDS encoding carboxymuconolactone decarboxylase family protein, producing MKARMTNPAYVLPGALKGIGTLFQAIGESGLSQEMTELVGLRASQVNGCSACVHGHVLNLRKAGVTEERIAAVAAWREAPCFGDAERAALQLTESVTRLADRSHESVPDTLWDEVADHFDERELSALILTISVTNMFNRINTTIREPAGTTWG from the coding sequence ATGAAGGCACGGATGACGAACCCGGCGTACGTCCTTCCCGGCGCGCTCAAGGGCATCGGCACGCTCTTCCAGGCGATCGGCGAGAGCGGACTCTCGCAGGAGATGACGGAGCTCGTCGGGCTGCGCGCCAGCCAGGTCAACGGCTGCAGCGCCTGCGTACACGGTCATGTGCTGAACCTGCGCAAGGCCGGGGTGACCGAGGAGCGCATCGCGGCCGTCGCCGCCTGGCGGGAGGCTCCCTGCTTCGGCGACGCCGAGCGTGCCGCGCTCCAGCTGACGGAGTCGGTCACGCGGCTCGCGGACCGCTCGCACGAGTCGGTGCCGGACACACTGTGGGACGAGGTGGCCGACCACTTCGACGAGAGGGAACTGTCGGCGCTGATCCTCACGATCTCCGTCACCAACATGTTCAACCGCATCAACACCACCATCAGGGAGCCCGCGGGGACGACCTGGGGATGA